GCTCATGCCGCTTGCAGAAAATGAAAAATCATTTGATAAGATTTGTAAGAATGTCGAAAATGCTTCGTCGATTGCAAACTGTAAATGTCGAAAGATGGCGAGTGAACAAAAGAAAGGTGTCAAGTTCGTACTTCCGACCTATACCGAAGAAAATAACGTCCATCGGCAGACAGGGAGGATGATGCCCATCTCATCCTTTGTCGGTGGCTTTCCTTTTGCATCCTCTGGCTTTAATGATCATTCTGGTTTTTACCGCGGTCATGACGGCCTTGGCGGAACGGTTTATCTTAACAGCTGGTATCGAGGAAGGGATCGAACTAATTCAAATTATGTCATAGCTGGTAACGCTGGCATGGGCAAATCGGCAACGATCAAGGCCATGGCCATCATGGAGCGGGCACTAGGCGCATCCATCTTTTTTGTTGATCCGGAAGGTGAGTACAAAGATTTGACGTTGAATCTAAATGGAGAGTGGCTGAATGCTTCCGGGGGAAACGGAAAAGTGATTAATCCCTTGCAGGTCATTGGAAACACTAAGTATCTCAGTAAGGATGATGAAGATGGTGATGAGTACGATGATGATTCTGAAACCATCACGAATGACCTGGAAAATCATATGAAGCTCTTGGAAGTATTTTTAAGTCTTTATCTGAAAGAAATCACCCAATATCAGATGGCTTTGCTGAAACAGGAAATAGAAGAGCTTTACCTCAAATTTGACATCACCTGGGACACCGATGTCTCAAAACTAAAGAATACAGATTTTCCGCTTTTTAAAGACCTCCATCAACACTTGATCGATAAATCAAGAGAAGCGGAAGAGCGTGACAATATGGGTCTTAGCAAGGAATATGCAGATCTGGCGCTTTTGCTGAGGGATATCTCCATTGGATCGGACAGCTTTCTATGGGGCAGTTATACGACACTGGAGATCAACGCTGATGTGGTCTGCGTTGATACCTTCGGCTTGAATTCCAGGCCGGACAACATCAAATCTGCTCAGTATTTTCTATTGCAGAACCTTGCCTGGCAACGAGCGACGCGGTCGAATAAAGAGAGATCCATCATTGTTTACGAAGAAGCGCATATGATCATTGATAAGGATGTCCCGCAGCCGATGAAAACTCTCAGCCAACAGGAAAGACGCGCAAGAAAATATGAAGCAGCGATCTGGGTAGCCAGCCAGCAGGTCAACGATTTTGTCGATCCGGCCATCAAGCAATATGGATCGGCCATTCTAAATCAGCCAACCTACAAACTGATTCTTGGGATGGACGGTCAGGATTTGGTCGATGTTGCCAGGTTATATCGACTCAAAGAGGCAGAAAGAGAGCTGATCGAGCAGAAAACAAGAGGGCGTGCTCTGTTTATGATTGGTAGCAGACGGTTGGATTTAAGCATTAAAATTGACGATTTCAAATTAAGTTATTTCGGAGATAAAGGCGGGAGGTAATCTTTTGTCCATTGCAATAAAAGCGGCCTTAGCTCTCCTGAAGAACAGAAGAACCCGAGAGGTAATCATTGAATTACTTGTCGGGTTCATTTTATTTGTCGGATTTGTATCAATGCTGACACCAAAAAACAGCGGAACCGGCGGTGGCGTTTATGGTTATCCATGCAGCACGGAATATGGTATATCCGATGGCACAGCCGGTCTTGACCCAGAAACCTATGCTGTGATCGATCCATACGTTTTTCATAGTGGATGGGGTCAAAGAAACTGTGAATATCATGGCATGGAATTTCATGATGGCATTGATCTGTCCTGTCCGCTGGGATCAGAATTATACGCTGTCTGCGACGGTACAGTCACTCTGGCTGGTTATACCGGTGGCTACCAATATGCTGTGGGGATACTCGCCGGTGATGGTTCTGGATACTGGTTTTTCTATGCGCACATGAATTCACAGAGCAGTATCACCGTTAAGGCTGGCGATCACGTCACGAAGGGCCAGATTGTGGGATACTCTGGTGATGGCCTGGGTAATTATGCAGCCCATTTACATTTTGGATGCCATAAAACAGATGCAGGCAACACGGCTTATCGGGACATTTTCGATACCTCCGAAAATGTTACCGTTAATCCCTGGCCATTAATTAATCCTGCAAACAATGGAACATCCGGTGATATCGAGTCTTGGAGACAAACGGTTGTTAAGGCACTGGCAGCCAACGGATTAAGCACAGACAACGAAATGGTTGAAAAGGTACTAAGGCAGATCGAAACAGAATCCGGTGGAAATCCATTGGCCGTGCAGGGGATCAGCGACGTAAACAGTGGGGCACCCATTCCATTTAATAATGGTATCTGTCCATGGTGTCCGAATAGTGCCGGGGACAGCTGTGGCAACACTAATATTGGCCACGGTTTGATGCAGACCATACCAGAAACCTTCAACGGACACAAGCATGATGGCCATGATAATATTTTCGATGGTTACGACAATCTGCTGGCTGCGCTGCACTATGCAAAAAACAGATATGGAAATAACTTGAATGGACTTGGAGAAGGCCATGGATATTAATAGGAGATAATGATGGATATAGTTGTTGAAAATAGTAAAAAGTTAATACGAGATCTGTATTTGTTATTAAAAGATAATAAGAATTTAAATCTGGAAGAACCTGCCGATCAGGAAGAAGAACAAAAAATCAGACGCAAAAAGTATTTACTCTACAAGGAGATGAATAAAAGCGTCAAGGATTTTATAGTGAACTTGGTAAATTTTGAGGACAAAAAAGATGAAGAAAAACAGGAGGAAAAAATGGAATATAATCAGAATGTTTCAGTGAAGCAGACGATGTTACTAGAAAATGTCAATGATAATCTGGAAAAGAATATCGAGGCTTGTAAGGTGATCAATCAAAATATAAAAGAGTTGATCGAGTCGCTTCCAGACTGTGAGATCGAAAAATCCATTCAATCACTCAATGATACATTCGGCATTGTTAAAGAGAATATGAAGGAGAATAAAATGGATTTTAAAGAAATTTTGACAGATCTTAAGAATCAGAATAAGGAAATGGAAGCTGTTTCAAACCGGATCAGAGAAGAGGCGGCGGATACAATCCGTAGAGAAGGCTGGAAACAGACACTGGTGTATGGCGGCTCAATAATATCATTGATCAACTTGATTTTACTTTTAATCGTGCTCTTTTTACGATGAGAGAGGTACAAAATGATCTTATATATTTGTGGAAATAAAAAAAACGCTCATGATATGGACTTCCTAAATGATTTTGATAAAGTAGACTGTAAAATTGCATCTGAGTTTTCAGTGCGACGCTTTTTAGATGAAGCAAATACATATGTGAACCTTGAATATTTGATTTTGGATATCATGGTCGTTCATGACACACAGGAGGAGTTAATCAACAGCTTAATTAATCTGCATTCATTTTGTGGCACCACGCCGGTTGTTTATCTGCCGAGCGCAAATGATAAAGATCTATCGGGTACCCTGGCAGAGATAAAAAAACACGGCATTGATGTTTTTAATAAAAAAGACTACAAAGGAAAGCTCACCAAAATTATAAATTCACACTATATGAAAACAGCAAAGCCCGCTCATGAGAACGCGGATGCGAAGCCGATCCGCACAGTGTCACAGGAAAATAATAAGAAAAGCTTTTTAAAACGTGAAGATCAGATGATTATTGATAAACTTAGAAAGACAATATTACATGAGGTTCAAAATGAACGATAAAAAAGCAATAATACTGTACAGCATCCTTGGCTTAATCGTCATATTTTCTACGCTTGTAACGAGTGCTTTGTTAATGAACAAGGACTCTAATCATTCCGAAGACACGAGTAAGGCAGCAATGACGACTGAAGTTCAGGG
The DNA window shown above is from Eubacterium limosum and carries:
- a CDS encoding VirB4 family type IV secretion system protein, which produces MFRRKQKAIKKDIHGRPIIEEKKEKKKSKAVIPENQELKSIIAPIGITFNRINAVIGDNLARCYGVIRYPQFAEYGWLRRLTNIHGTVAAIHFTPLNTDEVLKSLNNNIRNYRMDANDGKKDELERQRAEQSIRNAEEAMRRIDQNGEVVGRMCFVLMPLAENEKSFDKICKNVENASSIANCKCRKMASEQKKGVKFVLPTYTEENNVHRQTGRMMPISSFVGGFPFASSGFNDHSGFYRGHDGLGGTVYLNSWYRGRDRTNSNYVIAGNAGMGKSATIKAMAIMERALGASIFFVDPEGEYKDLTLNLNGEWLNASGGNGKVINPLQVIGNTKYLSKDDEDGDEYDDDSETITNDLENHMKLLEVFLSLYLKEITQYQMALLKQEIEELYLKFDITWDTDVSKLKNTDFPLFKDLHQHLIDKSREAEERDNMGLSKEYADLALLLRDISIGSDSFLWGSYTTLEINADVVCVDTFGLNSRPDNIKSAQYFLLQNLAWQRATRSNKERSIIVYEEAHMIIDKDVPQPMKTLSQQERRARKYEAAIWVASQQVNDFVDPAIKQYGSAILNQPTYKLILGMDGQDLVDVARLYRLKEAERELIEQKTRGRALFMIGSRRLDLSIKIDDFKLSYFGDKGGR
- a CDS encoding transglycosylase SLT domain-containing protein, encoding MSIAIKAALALLKNRRTREVIIELLVGFILFVGFVSMLTPKNSGTGGGVYGYPCSTEYGISDGTAGLDPETYAVIDPYVFHSGWGQRNCEYHGMEFHDGIDLSCPLGSELYAVCDGTVTLAGYTGGYQYAVGILAGDGSGYWFFYAHMNSQSSITVKAGDHVTKGQIVGYSGDGLGNYAAHLHFGCHKTDAGNTAYRDIFDTSENVTVNPWPLINPANNGTSGDIESWRQTVVKALAANGLSTDNEMVEKVLRQIETESGGNPLAVQGISDVNSGAPIPFNNGICPWCPNSAGDSCGNTNIGHGLMQTIPETFNGHKHDGHDNIFDGYDNLLAALHYAKNRYGNNLNGLGEGHGY